In one Neobacillus sp. WH10 genomic region, the following are encoded:
- a CDS encoding substrate-binding domain-containing protein: MEKKVTMQDIADRLNISKNSVSQALSGKPGVSEETRQLVQKTADELGYDYLNNRKQKLTDQKTLRNIALIASDFAFSLKSFFGEIYLSIEKEVRARGMNLFIESIDSDSKKNLTLPALLSNHEIDGVLILSHISTDYISEIINTGIPTVLIDHHSPYLQADSILTNNRYGAYMAVEHLIELGHREIAFIGDVNFSPSYQERLEGYLLALQKYGISPNHDYLFTNAKENQDELNQFFEALANKPTAWFCVNDGHGFLVSSLLQQKGFKIPEDVSVCSFDNGQLSQITTPKITTMDIDLNYFGKKAVEQLCWRIENRDEPIHEILLPTKLLLRESTSVRKN; encoded by the coding sequence ATGGAAAAAAAAGTAACTATGCAAGATATCGCCGACCGGCTAAATATCTCAAAAAACTCTGTTTCCCAAGCACTTTCTGGTAAACCGGGGGTGAGTGAGGAGACAAGGCAACTCGTCCAAAAGACGGCGGATGAACTAGGTTACGACTACTTAAATAATCGTAAACAAAAACTAACAGATCAAAAAACACTTAGAAATATCGCGTTAATCGCATCTGATTTTGCTTTTTCGCTTAAAAGTTTCTTTGGCGAAATTTACTTAAGTATCGAAAAAGAAGTGCGTGCCCGCGGCATGAATTTATTCATTGAATCAATTGATAGCGATTCAAAAAAGAATTTAACTCTGCCTGCCTTATTATCCAATCATGAAATTGATGGAGTGTTAATTCTATCTCATATCAGCACTGACTATATTTCAGAAATAATTAATACTGGTATCCCTACTGTCTTAATCGATCATCATTCACCATATCTTCAGGCAGATTCGATCTTAACGAATAACCGTTATGGCGCTTATATGGCTGTGGAGCATTTAATTGAGCTGGGTCACCGCGAAATCGCCTTTATTGGGGACGTTAACTTTTCTCCAAGTTATCAAGAGAGGTTAGAGGGTTACTTGTTGGCGTTACAAAAGTATGGAATTAGCCCAAATCATGATTATTTATTTACAAACGCAAAGGAAAATCAGGATGAGCTGAATCAATTTTTTGAAGCACTAGCAAATAAACCTACAGCCTGGTTTTGTGTGAACGACGGTCATGGTTTCCTTGTTTCATCATTATTGCAGCAAAAAGGATTCAAAATACCAGAAGATGTTTCTGTATGCAGCTTTGACAATGGACAGCTGTCACAGATTACTACTCCGAAAATTACAACAATGGACATCGATTTAAATTATTTTGGAAAAAAAGCCGTCGAGCAGCTTTGTTGGAGAATAGAAAATAGAGATGAACCGATTCACGAAATCCTGTTGCCTACCAAATTACTTCTTCGCGAATCTACTTCGGTTCGAAAAAATTAA
- a CDS encoding carbohydrate ABC transporter permease translates to MGGAKKKGLLFRYLIAVVLLLVMIFPYIYMVLNSFADWDQVDKKLFPTDFTLKSYQWLLGGGEAVIPRPWIHSFFNSFIVSAGSTLLMMVSAVMVAYALAKIPFKGRDTINNFILFQMFFPAIILLIPTFLVIQKIGMYDSYWGMILPKAMSLWAVFMYTNFFKAIPETFIEAAKLDGASDLQIMFRIVMPMSKSITTVIFLFLFMERWTELLWDMLVVKSDSMLTLNVLLSQMFGPYGGYPGPMYAASVLLTLPIIIIFLLFAKKFQEGMQFTLK, encoded by the coding sequence ATGGGTGGAGCTAAGAAAAAGGGATTATTGTTTCGTTACCTAATTGCTGTTGTGCTCTTACTAGTTATGATTTTTCCGTATATTTATATGGTGCTAAATTCCTTTGCTGACTGGGATCAAGTGGATAAGAAATTATTTCCCACTGATTTTACCTTGAAATCGTATCAATGGCTGCTAGGTGGGGGAGAAGCCGTTATTCCGAGGCCATGGATTCATTCTTTTTTTAACAGCTTTATTGTTTCAGCAGGCTCGACGTTGTTAATGATGGTCTCGGCGGTAATGGTTGCCTATGCCTTAGCGAAAATACCGTTTAAGGGAAGAGACACTATTAATAACTTTATCTTATTTCAAATGTTTTTCCCGGCGATTATTCTATTGATCCCAACCTTCCTAGTCATTCAAAAAATCGGTATGTACGATTCTTACTGGGGAATGATTTTACCAAAAGCGATGAGCTTATGGGCGGTATTTATGTATACGAACTTTTTTAAGGCAATTCCGGAAACGTTTATTGAAGCCGCGAAATTAGACGGTGCCAGCGATTTGCAAATTATGTTTCGAATCGTCATGCCCATGTCCAAATCGATTACCACTGTTATTTTCTTATTCTTGTTTATGGAAAGATGGACAGAACTTTTATGGGATATGTTAGTTGTTAAGAGTGATAGCATGTTAACGCTGAATGTCCTGTTATCACAAATGTTCGGTCCGTATGGCGGCTATCCAGGCCCAATGTATGCGGCATCTGTTTTATTAACACTTCCTATCATTATTATCTTCTTGCTCTTTGCGAAAAAGTTCCAAGAAGGTATGCAATTTACACTTAAGTAA
- a CDS encoding extracellular solute-binding protein, which yields MKIKKAASVLFAASLVVSGLAGCSTGSKEKTSSTKDGVTTIEFWAAPNPTQQVYWKEMADAFTKEHPNIKVNVSPMKESPTSEAGIQSAIAGGSAPTMSENINRGFAAQLADSKALVPLDQLEGWDKVKEDRNMENTLKGWEFSDGHQYVLPIYSNAMLFGWRLDILKELGYNEPPKTYSEMLDVAKKLKEKYPDKYVWAKADLADPTAWKRWFDFFMLYDAASNGNKFVEGSKFTADAKAGETVLGFVDDLRKADALLTRQAKDPFETGLGIFTDIGPWTIGYWAEKFPEMKFNETYALSVPPVPDGMDTTNVKTFADTKGLVVYASATKEQQKAAMEFIKWVYSNPENDLKWLEKTSLPPARDDLTSNDTFKAFFDKNPALQPYAAAVPNAIPPMDNAKYNEIQTFIGQHAFNPVVKGEKDPKTGWKDMQKAIEGALK from the coding sequence ATGAAAATAAAAAAAGCAGCATCCGTCTTGTTTGCAGCATCATTGGTTGTATCTGGTCTAGCTGGCTGTTCGACGGGAAGTAAAGAAAAAACCAGCAGCACAAAGGACGGAGTCACAACGATTGAATTCTGGGCTGCTCCAAACCCAACCCAGCAAGTGTATTGGAAGGAAATGGCGGATGCGTTTACAAAAGAACATCCGAATATCAAGGTGAATGTTAGCCCGATGAAGGAAAGTCCGACTTCTGAAGCAGGCATTCAATCGGCGATTGCCGGCGGTAGTGCACCAACCATGTCGGAAAATATTAACCGTGGTTTTGCTGCTCAATTAGCGGATAGTAAAGCGTTGGTACCTCTTGATCAGTTAGAAGGCTGGGATAAAGTAAAAGAAGATCGTAATATGGAAAATACATTGAAGGGCTGGGAATTTTCAGACGGTCACCAATATGTATTGCCGATTTACTCTAACGCGATGTTATTTGGCTGGAGACTCGATATTTTGAAAGAACTCGGGTATAATGAGCCGCCAAAAACTTATAGCGAAATGTTAGATGTCGCGAAAAAATTAAAAGAAAAATACCCTGATAAATATGTGTGGGCAAAAGCTGATCTTGCTGACCCAACTGCTTGGAAAAGATGGTTCGATTTCTTTATGTTGTATGATGCAGCATCAAACGGTAACAAGTTTGTAGAAGGCAGCAAATTTACTGCCGATGCAAAAGCCGGTGAAACGGTCCTTGGTTTTGTTGATGATCTTCGCAAAGCAGATGCTTTATTAACAAGACAAGCTAAAGATCCGTTTGAAACAGGATTAGGAATCTTTACGGATATTGGTCCTTGGACAATTGGTTACTGGGCAGAAAAGTTTCCTGAAATGAAATTTAATGAAACATATGCATTATCGGTACCGCCTGTTCCAGATGGCATGGATACAACCAATGTAAAAACGTTTGCTGATACAAAAGGTTTAGTCGTTTACGCTTCTGCAACAAAAGAACAGCAAAAAGCAGCAATGGAATTCATCAAGTGGGTTTATTCAAATCCTGAAAATGATTTGAAATGGCTTGAAAAAACTAGCCTGCCGCCTGCTCGTGATGATTTAACATCGAATGATACATTTAAAGCGTTCTTTGACAAAAATCCGGCATTACAGCCATATGCTGCTGCCGTACCAAATGCCATTCCACCAATGGATAACGCAAAATATAATGAAATTCAAACTTTTATTGGTCAACATGCTTTCAATCCAGTAGTCAAGGGAGAAAAGGATCCGAAGACTGGATGGAAAGACATGCAAAAGGCAATTGAGGGGGCTCTTAAATAA
- a CDS encoding sugar-binding domain-containing protein — translation MKLNDNWKIRDFGVGTARDLEVASPEYVDYFWMTASVPGDVHSTLIKRKLIDDPFYGHNDLKCQWVEEKVWWYRSTFDFDEELLKEDRYELIFEGLDTFATVYLNGVELGSTENMFISHTFEVTRELKKGKNTIAVKFDPVHVHAKEKVQYYWSGFSKKRIWTRKAQSHYGWDWGPRLVAAGIWKDVHLEKRTFAKIDHLFAKTISISPEQAVVEVDIEIEKYWKEKEYVAQVSLAYKEDVISAKVKMNEKKAAVVLEVADPKLWWTHDLGTPHLYQLRIELFTDGVKIDERFEEFGIRTMEVRLVDEVGKHSFTFVLNGHKLFAKGANWIPIDSFIGAVPDSRYKHLIKMSKDANMNMLRVWGGGIYEKDVFYEECNRLGILVWQDFMFACALYPDYNKNFMANVREEITHVVKRLRNHPCLSLWCGNNENDWLYEALSSSGEITHPFYGERIYHELMPELLEELDPTRLFWPSSPFGGNDHNSREQGDTHNWQVWHGNIEPRVFGEPQKVDYSIEGLSFKNFKNDHTLFASEFGMHASSNRYTLEFNIPKDQFFWGSEEMAYRNKDIHQPKGILLMEGYTGVPKDLEEYISFSMLTQAEGLKYGIEHYRRNKPHTSGALFWQLNDCWPGTSWSVIDYYLLPKASYHYARKFYHPILLTLDHAPGKDIGIWVVNDRLESYQDEIELAVYKFTGERVFSKQWTILVEANVTKQIDVVLEDEVLGGLSPKESVMVIRSKGHKTDENLYYFCDHKDLNWGKAELTISLDRENDELTITTNVLARMVTIELGMEQLVIEDNFFDLLPKGRKTVKVQQAQGKEVPWESLRVKAINSVNTIVSEGRC, via the coding sequence ATGAAACTAAATGACAACTGGAAAATACGAGATTTTGGTGTTGGAACCGCTCGTGACCTTGAAGTTGCTTCTCCTGAATATGTTGATTATTTTTGGATGACAGCATCTGTTCCTGGTGATGTCCATTCCACCCTGATTAAGCGAAAGCTGATTGACGATCCTTTTTACGGACATAATGATTTGAAATGTCAGTGGGTAGAAGAAAAAGTATGGTGGTATCGCAGCACGTTTGATTTTGATGAGGAGCTTCTTAAAGAGGACCGGTATGAGTTGATTTTCGAGGGACTTGATACGTTTGCAACGGTATATTTAAACGGTGTAGAGCTGGGTTCGACGGAGAATATGTTCATAAGTCACACCTTTGAAGTAACGCGGGAGCTCAAAAAAGGGAAAAACACGATAGCGGTTAAATTTGACCCGGTCCATGTTCACGCGAAGGAAAAAGTTCAATATTATTGGTCCGGTTTTAGCAAGAAACGGATATGGACACGGAAGGCGCAAAGTCACTATGGCTGGGATTGGGGTCCGCGCTTAGTTGCGGCAGGGATTTGGAAGGATGTCCATCTAGAGAAACGGACCTTTGCCAAAATTGATCATCTATTTGCAAAGACAATATCTATTTCACCTGAGCAAGCAGTTGTCGAGGTGGATATTGAAATAGAAAAGTATTGGAAAGAAAAAGAATATGTGGCGCAAGTTAGTTTGGCATATAAGGAAGACGTTATTTCGGCTAAAGTGAAAATGAATGAAAAAAAGGCAGCGGTTGTGTTAGAGGTAGCCGATCCAAAGCTATGGTGGACACATGACCTTGGGACACCGCATCTTTATCAGTTAAGAATTGAATTGTTTACTGATGGTGTGAAGATTGATGAACGTTTTGAGGAATTTGGGATTAGAACAATGGAAGTCCGGCTTGTTGACGAAGTCGGAAAGCATAGTTTTACTTTTGTGTTAAATGGGCACAAACTGTTTGCCAAAGGCGCCAATTGGATTCCGATTGATAGTTTTATAGGAGCAGTGCCAGATTCTCGGTATAAGCATTTAATCAAAATGTCCAAAGATGCCAATATGAATATGCTCCGCGTCTGGGGCGGCGGTATCTATGAAAAGGATGTGTTTTACGAAGAATGCAATCGGCTGGGAATTTTAGTCTGGCAGGATTTTATGTTCGCATGTGCATTGTATCCAGATTACAATAAAAACTTTATGGCTAATGTCCGTGAAGAAATTACACATGTGGTAAAACGGCTTCGAAATCATCCTTGTTTGTCCTTGTGGTGCGGGAATAATGAAAATGACTGGCTTTATGAGGCTTTATCTTCTTCTGGAGAGATTACTCATCCTTTTTACGGAGAAAGAATTTACCATGAGCTAATGCCGGAATTGTTAGAGGAGCTTGACCCCACTCGGTTGTTTTGGCCAAGTTCGCCATTTGGCGGCAATGACCATAACTCAAGGGAGCAGGGAGACACACATAATTGGCAGGTATGGCACGGGAATATCGAGCCGCGCGTATTTGGCGAACCCCAGAAGGTGGATTACAGTATTGAAGGTCTATCCTTTAAAAACTTTAAAAATGATCATACGCTGTTTGCGAGTGAATTTGGAATGCATGCTTCGTCCAACCGCTATACGTTAGAGTTCAATATCCCTAAGGATCAATTTTTCTGGGGAAGCGAAGAAATGGCCTACAGAAACAAAGATATCCATCAACCAAAAGGCATCTTGCTAATGGAAGGGTATACGGGTGTTCCGAAGGATCTTGAGGAGTACATTTCTTTTTCCATGTTAACGCAAGCTGAAGGGTTGAAATATGGCATCGAGCATTACCGCCGTAATAAGCCGCATACAAGCGGAGCATTATTTTGGCAGTTGAACGACTGTTGGCCTGGCACTAGCTGGTCTGTTATTGATTATTATTTATTGCCAAAGGCGTCCTATCATTATGCACGAAAATTTTACCATCCGATCTTGTTGACACTTGATCATGCGCCAGGAAAAGACATTGGGATTTGGGTGGTAAATGACCGACTAGAAAGCTACCAGGATGAGATTGAGCTTGCTGTTTACAAATTTACCGGCGAAAGGGTATTTTCAAAGCAGTGGACGATTTTAGTAGAAGCGAACGTTACTAAACAAATTGATGTAGTTCTGGAAGACGAAGTACTAGGTGGACTCAGTCCTAAAGAGTCCGTAATGGTTATCCGCTCGAAAGGTCATAAAACTGATGAAAATCTCTATTATTTCTGTGATCATAAGGACTTGAATTGGGGTAAAGCGGAATTAACGATCTCTCTTGATCGAGAGAATGATGAACTGACCATTACTACAAATGTGTTAGCCCGTATGGTAACGATTGAATTAGGTATGGAACAGCTGGTGATCGAGGATAATTTCTTTGACTTGCTGCCAAAGGGTAGGAAAACAGTTAAGGTACAGCAGGCTCAGGGGAAGGAAGTCCCATGGGAATCATTAAGGGTAAAGGCGATAAATAGCGTCAATACCATTGTGTCGGAGGGAAGATGTTGA
- a CDS encoding helix-turn-helix transcriptional regulator, which yields MKVRNRIKEIRLAKEISQIQMAEDLQITRQTINAVENHKYNPSLELALKLMKYFNVTIDEIFTLEED from the coding sequence TTGAAAGTTAGAAATAGAATTAAAGAGATCCGTTTGGCAAAAGAAATTAGTCAAATTCAAATGGCAGAAGATCTTCAGATTACGAGACAAACGATTAACGCGGTAGAGAATCACAAATATAACCCCAGCTTAGAACTGGCACTAAAACTAATGAAGTATTTTAATGTAACAATTGATGAAATATTTACGTTGGAGGAGGATTAG
- a CDS encoding TetR/AcrR family transcriptional regulator: MKKTEDKRHLRSIITRQKLLEAAKEVFLQEGFQKATISQMIKKANIGYGTAYVHFEGKEDLLIILMEDVMERFYEIAEISFLPKSKQVAEEIIHKQANAFLLMAEAERAMMQVFEQAIGVSALISDKWKAIREKFIQRISMDIAYAQQNGLARAELNHDLVARGWFFTNEMYLWEIVRDEHHASVEEIAKTITTVYVTGLYIM; this comes from the coding sequence ATGAAAAAAACAGAGGATAAACGACATTTACGCTCAATCATAACGCGGCAAAAATTATTAGAAGCTGCAAAGGAGGTTTTTCTTCAAGAAGGCTTCCAAAAAGCAACAATTTCGCAAATGATAAAAAAAGCGAACATTGGTTACGGAACTGCCTATGTCCATTTTGAAGGAAAGGAAGATCTCTTAATCATATTGATGGAGGATGTCATGGAGCGATTTTATGAAATTGCCGAAATCTCCTTTCTGCCAAAATCAAAACAAGTAGCAGAGGAAATCATTCACAAGCAGGCGAATGCCTTTTTATTAATGGCAGAAGCTGAACGGGCTATGATGCAAGTCTTTGAACAGGCAATCGGTGTTTCTGCTTTAATTTCAGATAAATGGAAAGCGATTCGGGAGAAATTTATTCAGCGGATCTCAATGGACATTGCTTATGCGCAACAAAATGGATTGGCGAGAGCAGAATTAAACCATGACCTTGTCGCACGAGGCTGGTTTTTTACAAATGAAATGTACCTATGGGAAATTGTCCGAGACGAACATCATGCTTCTGTTGAAGAGATTGCAAAAACCATCACCACAGTCTATGTCACCGGGCTGTATATTATGTGA
- a CDS encoding glycoside hydrolase family 130 protein yields MNVYRYEQNPLVTPADVKPHRADFEVIGAFNAGVTTYNGEIIMVLRVAERPISADPEIVKAPIYNPETNELEIFEFRLDDPAYDFSDPRVIRENGSTQGFKYLTSLSYLRIARSKDGHQFTIDDQPFVYPSNELEVFGIEDPRVTKIDDTYYIYFSAVSPVGVGESLVSTKDFITVEHHGMIFAPENKDVLIFPEKINGKYYALHRPVPKSVGEPEMWIAESTNLLYWGNHKYLLGLREGMWDSGRMGGGAVPIKTERGWLELYHGATTDHRYCMGAVLLDLEDPSKVIARSDKPILEPEADYEVDGFFGNVVFSCGAVVEGDVVKMYYGVADTSMACAELSLQEIIDSLTYIK; encoded by the coding sequence ATGAATGTATATAGATATGAACAGAATCCATTGGTCACCCCAGCGGATGTGAAACCACATCGTGCCGATTTTGAAGTGATTGGAGCTTTTAATGCCGGAGTAACAACCTATAACGGTGAAATTATTATGGTTCTCCGCGTTGCGGAGCGTCCAATAAGTGCAGACCCTGAGATTGTAAAAGCACCTATTTATAATCCAGAAACGAATGAACTAGAGATTTTTGAATTTCGTTTGGATGATCCTGCTTATGATTTTTCTGATCCGCGTGTAATTAGAGAAAATGGGTCAACGCAAGGCTTTAAATATTTAACATCCTTATCGTACTTACGTATTGCGCGCAGCAAGGATGGTCATCAGTTCACCATCGATGATCAACCGTTTGTGTATCCTTCTAATGAATTAGAGGTGTTTGGGATTGAGGATCCACGGGTAACGAAAATAGATGATACGTATTATATCTATTTTAGTGCCGTTTCACCTGTTGGGGTCGGGGAATCGCTGGTTTCCACAAAGGACTTTATCACAGTCGAGCATCATGGAATGATTTTTGCGCCGGAAAATAAAGACGTTTTAATTTTTCCTGAAAAAATCAATGGGAAGTATTATGCCCTTCATCGTCCTGTGCCAAAAAGTGTAGGGGAGCCGGAAATGTGGATTGCTGAGTCTACTAATCTTTTATATTGGGGGAATCACAAATATTTACTAGGTTTACGTGAAGGAATGTGGGATAGCGGACGAATGGGTGGAGGAGCCGTTCCAATTAAAACAGAACGAGGATGGCTAGAACTTTACCATGGTGCAACGACGGATCATCGGTATTGTATGGGTGCAGTTTTACTAGATTTGGAGGATCCATCAAAGGTTATTGCCCGCTCTGACAAACCGATTCTTGAACCGGAGGCCGACTATGAAGTAGATGGTTTCTTTGGGAATGTTGTCTTTTCCTGTGGCGCAGTTGTTGAAGGCGATGTTGTCAAAATGTACTACGGTGTTGCCGACACCTCGATGGCTTGTGCAGAATTAAGTTTACAAGAAATCATAGATTCATTAACGTATATTAAATAG
- the kynU gene encoding kynureninase, whose translation MMVSNFLPTLDFAKQLDKEDTLSRFREEFYLKPGSIYMDGNSLGLLSKRAERTLLETLDDWKQYGIDGWTMGTHPWFYMAEKLGEKLAPLVGAAAEEVVVTGSTTVNLHQLVSTFYQPEGTRTKILADELTFPSDIYALQSQVRIHGYDPDAHLIRVKSRDGRFLEEEDIIEAMTDDIALIILPTVLYRSGQILDMKRLTDEAHKRGILIGFDGCHSVGSIPHSFSEWDVDFAFWCNYKHLNGGPGGVGGLFVNRKHFGKMPGLAGWFSSNKEKQFDMEHTLIPAHSAGAFQIGTPHVLSIAPLIGSLEIFTEAGIENIREKSLIINRYLMNLIDHELADMGFFIGTPREDACRGGHVSLEHSEAARICKSLKENGIIPDFRAPNIIRLAPVALYTSYAEVWEVVHILKKIITEKQYEKFKNEREVVA comes from the coding sequence ATGATGGTATCGAATTTCTTACCAACATTAGATTTCGCAAAACAATTAGATAAAGAAGATACTCTTTCGCGTTTTCGAGAAGAGTTTTATTTAAAGCCTGGTTCTATTTATATGGATGGGAACTCATTAGGACTCCTTTCTAAAAGAGCGGAAAGGACTCTCTTAGAAACCTTAGATGATTGGAAACAATATGGGATTGATGGCTGGACTATGGGCACTCATCCATGGTTCTATATGGCAGAGAAACTGGGCGAAAAGCTTGCGCCGTTAGTAGGGGCTGCTGCTGAAGAAGTCGTTGTAACGGGTTCTACCACCGTCAATCTGCATCAGCTTGTATCAACGTTTTATCAGCCAGAAGGAACCCGTACAAAAATTTTAGCGGATGAACTAACATTTCCATCTGATATTTATGCGCTTCAAAGCCAAGTAAGGATTCATGGTTATGATCCGGATGCACATCTCATCCGTGTGAAAAGCCGTGATGGCCGCTTTTTAGAAGAGGAAGATATTATCGAAGCGATGACCGATGATATTGCCTTAATTATTCTACCGACTGTTCTTTATCGCAGCGGTCAAATATTAGACATGAAACGATTAACCGATGAAGCACATAAACGAGGTATTTTAATCGGATTTGACGGCTGTCACTCCGTTGGTTCCATCCCGCATTCCTTCAGTGAATGGGATGTTGATTTTGCGTTCTGGTGCAATTATAAACATTTAAACGGCGGACCTGGCGGTGTGGGCGGCTTATTTGTAAATCGCAAACATTTTGGAAAAATGCCTGGACTTGCGGGCTGGTTTAGTTCAAATAAAGAGAAACAATTTGATATGGAGCATACATTAATACCGGCTCATTCAGCTGGAGCGTTCCAAATTGGAACTCCTCATGTCCTAAGCATTGCACCATTAATCGGTTCATTAGAGATTTTTACAGAGGCTGGCATTGAAAATATCCGCGAAAAATCGCTTATAATTAATCGCTATTTAATGAATTTAATTGATCATGAATTGGCAGATATGGGCTTTTTCATTGGAACGCCAAGAGAGGATGCCTGTCGCGGTGGACATGTGAGCCTTGAGCATAGTGAAGCAGCGCGAATTTGTAAGTCATTGAAGGAAAACGGCATTATTCCTGATTTCCGAGCACCTAACATTATTCGTCTTGCACCTGTTGCCCTATATACTTCCTATGCGGAAGTTTGGGAAGTCGTTCATATTCTCAAAAAGATTATTACTGAAAAACAGTATGAGAAATTCAAGAATGAACGTGAAGTAGTGGCATAG
- a CDS encoding sugar ABC transporter permease, with protein sequence MSTKQGRMGWLFASPYLLYAVVFFLIPLVWSLFLSFTDWNLISPTFSFVGISNYVEALNSQGVQSAFFVTFKFMALFVPMVIASSIIVALIVQGLPKFKGLFLIGFFLPYLASGVVSSLIIKGLLSYNSPINEFLRNVLGLDIDWLGTPFSALFVVAVIIAWKFTGYYALILTSGFESINKEVYEAAMIDGVNTWQRFWKITFPLLYPALFTVLILSIGVTFGIFTEVYQLTGGGPDFATNTWQMEIFTKAFSNLQAGYASAVAIIASVVTFISIFIIRKLLEMWGKRNGWS encoded by the coding sequence ATGAGCACAAAGCAAGGAAGGATGGGCTGGCTATTTGCCAGTCCATATCTTTTATATGCGGTCGTTTTCTTTCTGATCCCACTTGTCTGGTCACTGTTTTTATCTTTCACCGACTGGAATTTAATTTCACCGACTTTTAGTTTTGTTGGTATTTCGAATTATGTCGAGGCTTTAAATAGCCAGGGTGTGCAAAGCGCCTTTTTCGTCACTTTTAAATTTATGGCTTTATTTGTACCTATGGTCATTGCCTCTTCGATAATCGTTGCTTTAATCGTTCAGGGATTACCGAAATTTAAAGGGTTATTTTTAATTGGCTTCTTCTTACCTTATTTAGCATCAGGAGTTGTTTCCTCGCTCATTATCAAAGGACTATTATCTTATAACAGTCCGATCAATGAATTCTTGCGAAATGTACTTGGCCTTGATATTGACTGGCTGGGAACACCATTTTCGGCACTCTTTGTTGTCGCTGTGATTATCGCTTGGAAATTCACCGGCTATTATGCTCTGATCTTAACATCGGGGTTTGAGAGTATTAATAAGGAAGTATATGAAGCGGCCATGATTGATGGAGTGAATACGTGGCAGCGCTTTTGGAAAATTACTTTTCCACTCCTTTACCCTGCATTATTTACGGTACTAATTTTATCCATCGGTGTTACGTTTGGTATTTTTACTGAGGTTTATCAATTAACAGGCGGCGGGCCAGATTTTGCAACCAATACATGGCAAATGGAGATTTTCACAAAAGCATTTTCAAATCTTCAGGCCGGATATGCATCAGCCGTTGCTATTATTGCTTCTGTTGTGACGTTTATATCCATTTTTATTATTCGAAAACTCTTAGAAATGTGGGGGAAACGAAATGGGTGGAGCTAA
- a CDS encoding DUF1861 family protein, which yields MTVLKKGKVKTCEQLLNEVISKPTNPEKIIFSGLGEKDVYNISAPFEDEGELVIAGRVESRDSEHSRVYFFVERNGEWIPRENAPVLELQDPFFTRIAGELILGGVQIFPHPTLEGSLGWRTVFYKGGSISLLQEFAKGPDGMKDLRLVELKDGSVGVLTRPQGEKGGRGKIGWTHIPSLADLTIDVINDAPLLQGQFTDEEWGGANEPHLLANGLIGVLGHIASFDAEGNRHYYSVVFALHPETGEISDLELIATRSHFLSGPTKRPDLVDVVFSGGLVRKSDGTAVLYAGISDAEAQKITIIDPFLPYEQ from the coding sequence ATGACCGTTTTAAAAAAAGGAAAGGTTAAAACATGTGAACAGCTGTTAAACGAGGTTATTTCAAAACCTACTAATCCTGAAAAAATTATTTTCTCTGGTCTAGGTGAAAAGGATGTCTATAATATTTCCGCACCGTTTGAAGATGAGGGGGAGCTAGTTATTGCGGGTCGAGTTGAATCGCGTGATAGCGAGCATTCTAGAGTGTATTTCTTCGTTGAGCGCAACGGTGAATGGATTCCAAGAGAAAATGCGCCTGTCCTTGAGTTACAAGATCCGTTTTTTACTAGAATCGCGGGAGAGCTGATTTTAGGCGGCGTGCAAATATTTCCGCATCCAACGCTAGAAGGTTCACTCGGCTGGCGTACCGTTTTTTATAAAGGCGGATCTATTTCTTTATTACAGGAATTTGCGAAGGGGCCAGACGGGATGAAAGACCTTCGCCTTGTAGAGCTGAAGGATGGAAGTGTTGGTGTGTTAACAAGACCGCAAGGTGAAAAGGGAGGCAGAGGGAAAATTGGCTGGACCCATATCCCTTCACTGGCGGATTTAACGATTGATGTGATTAATGATGCTCCGCTACTTCAGGGACAGTTTACTGATGAAGAGTGGGGCGGAGCAAACGAGCCGCACCTTTTAGCAAATGGTTTGATTGGTGTATTAGGGCATATTGCTTCATTTGATGCGGAGGGTAACCGTCACTATTATTCTGTAGTCTTTGCCCTTCATCCGGAAACGGGCGAGATTTCTGATCTAGAATTAATCGCGACAAGAAGTCACTTCCTTTCAGGTCCAACAAAACGCCCAGATTTGGTGGATGTGGTGTTTAGCGGGGGATTAGTTCGAAAATCAGATGGCACGGCTGTATTATATGCCGGTATTAGCGATGCCGAAGCACAAAAGATTACAATCATCGATCCTTTCTTACCATACGAGCAGTAA